The sequence below is a genomic window from Gouania willdenowi chromosome 12, fGouWil2.1, whole genome shotgun sequence.
TTTATTCAAATCAAACTGCTTAAAAGTTCCAATTAGCGTCAAAGCCACAGCAGGCAACAAAGTACTGGtgagaacaaaacaaagactATCATTAGAAATAAACCAGAGGACGACAGCgcaaaagttactagttatgtTGCTCCAGGaatgtaaaagaaaatgatGACTCAGCTAACACCATTAAACCaatgacttttttaaaaacctaaACTTTAGATGCtttaatccagtggttctcaaccattttcagcccgcgacccgccaaaataaaggttccagagagcggggacccccactgtagctgaaggtggttggtcatgtggagacaggaccatctataagggggaataaaggggagagatctTTGGGGCTGGGCGTTAATGCTGCTTACCTTGGTTTGCCAACCGCCATAAAtctacacagaagaagaagctttttggggcccaaaaCACACCAACAAGTGTCATTATTGGCTTAAAGTGGCacaaagtaatttaaaaagtaggaataattagtttaaactggtaaataatgagcatgacaaattgtgaatgtggttaaattggcaaaaattagcataaaatgtggtgaaaagaggttaaaagtggcaataatgggttagggttatggttttttgagatgtttcgatattgaaatgtatcgttaaagatcaatggaaacactttttctgcaattacacatcacagaatgacgtacctggtcacatgaccagttctctcagagaaaacatggtgtagtacgtgtggacagaagagatgacccagacatttcttagcattatacaatacatttacattgaacatttagattgacgtttaacatttggatttactgTACATTGAACATTGAGATTTACAtgtaacattaagatttacatgtaacctttagatttacattgaacatttagatttacattgagATTTACATGTAACCTTTAGGTttacatgtaacatttagatttaaattgaacatttacattgaccatttagatttacattgaacattgagatttacatttaacatttagattcacatttaacatttagattcacatttaacatttacattgaaaatttagatttacattgaaCATTTGCATTGAACATTGAGatttacattgaacatttacTTTGGACATTGAGATTTACATTGGACAatgagatttacatttaacatttatatttaacatttacatgtgtacatatttttaacaatgatatagatcatgctgttttacatgaatttatgtctcaaataaaagaaaaatgagctaaatgtgaggaaagtgagatAAATCTTTAGAATATGTCGGCCATGAAACATTCGTTACTTCATATATTACTGAGATTTTTAAGAGAGTTACGAGCCCAAAACAAACTTCAGTGGAAACGCGCTCAAAGCGCAATTAAACTTTGtcgaaactttagaaatatggcttttattttgtaaaaaactgtaatggaaacacagctattgaaTAATATCCTTCTCAGGTTTCACCAGAACTTCATTTAATATTCATTGATTTAGAAAGCTAAAAAAAGGCCTGAGTGACAGTGCTCGGTGCTCTGGTTCTGGTTCCTATAGCTGCAGGCTGAGGAACCATTGCCTATTCATGAGGCTGCATtctgagcattttttaaaaCCCAAGGATAAATGGAAACTGTCTTCACCACTCCGCACCTCAGTGGTTGAAGAATCATTTGTGACACGCGGAGGAACTTTTGAACCGTCTCAGAGTCTTGAAGTGAAAGACTTCCCTTTGAATATCAAATACCTGTAGCTTTGTAAAGCAGTCGCTGTAGGACAGCCTgacccccccgccccccccagATGAAGTTGTCTGAAACGCTTTAACAAGCACAGGGAAAAGAATGCATTAAATCCTTCACAGAAGTATTTTAGGTGGAGAAAACCTGCTCTGCTTCAGCCTTCGGAGGCATTAACTGCTACTTTTCCTGTGTGCGACATACTGGGTGTATAAATTGAGAGCAAGAGAAAAAGGTCACGCTTCCGGTTTGTTTGGAAAAAGGTTTTATGGTTGTTTTTCAAACTCAGGAATCACTGGAATTTATTccaaactcactcacacacacttacagcTGTTTGCTGTCAATAAAGGAGTGACAAACATGTAGCTTTTACCACCTTTTGGGCCTTTTTATAGAGTTAAACGTGTTTTGCACACATGACATGTCTAGAGATCATCTagaacatgtcaaactcaaggcctgggggccaaatcaggcccttttAAACATCTAATCTGGTCCGCAGGGTAAAGTAAAGatgactgagaaaacatgaataattgtgtaaaacagaggttctcaaccttggggttgcgaaacaagaaacaaaaagttttttttttttttacaatttgaggtcatttttgcttatttttaatctttttctgcaactacaccaaacctgccaaattttaactctttttatcactttttcttgccatatttttgctccttttaatgcatttctacaacattactcccatttctgacacttctacatcacatttcaatgtcttttctgcacattttttccactttcaaaaatgttcagcacttataaaccctttccaccacttttacacctaattattgtcgtttttatcctcttttcaccatatttcatgcttttttttttgccaatttaatcacattcactatttgtcatgcccattatttgccagtttgaactttttatacttttttaaattacattaacccAACcctcccccatttctgccacttttaagccaatattgacactttgatcaaatttaaaaaaaattatgtggtTTTTAGAATCTCATactaccaccttttccacctattttttttttgatttgtcacttttaatgcatttttgtttctgattaaaaccaggatttacatctttaggataactataataatactaaacattcctggataacagtggatattattcagatgaataaataaatgtggttattacagattcatagaacatcattttactgactttatggatggaccccaaaaatctctcccctttattcccccttagagaaacttttcatgtgaattatttattgaaattaaccaaAAATCAGGAGTATTTGTACATCattgtatcatatccaaacatcaGTATTGGCATtcatgcaaaaataataatctttaaataacatttaaacagatttatttggaactatacaattattcaaatggtgtttcattgaatttgtcacaaattcaatgaaactcacaATATTTGAAGGGGTTTCCAGTTTTCCCACGCTTCTATAAcacgatggaagtcattttttactCTTGAATTGTTGGAATAAACCTAGGTTTTCCAGAATCCTGCTTAAACCTCAGATTATCTggcaaaatgtccccaaattgaAATAATATCATCACGACCTGTCAcctattgtcggtgccttacatgTGCCATAAGTGCAAAGTAGTActtatgttgaaattgttcgatTCCCAACCTCTgggtccttatttggcccctgaactaaaatgagttctaCACCCCTGACCTAGAATAACAAGCCAGCTCCAGGTGAGCACGGTAACGACTGTAGGTGTGGTTTCTGTTAGTTCTCTCCTACTTTGTGCATCTCCTGCGGGGATGGAAAGACTCCTACTGTCATTTTCATTCTTgcttcaataaaaaacacatttacttgTAAATCACGGCGTCTCTGAAATAGGAGGATTAGCAGCACAGCTCCAGCTGAATGTGGAAAAGTCTGAGTGAAGAGATGGTGGTTATCTGCTTGACCTTTTATAACTCCCAGATGTGTGCTGCCGTGTGAATCGCAATCACTTGATCTCCTGCTAAACGCCTCCGTCGAAGAATGAAATGTAATACTTTGTGtgaaaatgtcactttttatttctcttccTGCTGTCGTGACTGAATTGTTTAATATCTGTTCTATGAGGTACGGTTTACATTTTAGAACATCctcagtagggctgggcaatatatcgtgatttaaTATATATCGAGTTGTTTATTTTCACGATATAGAAAATGTCAATtttgcctatatatatatatatatatatataattattcatATAGGGGTCTATTCTGCCTGCAGTTACACGCTTCTCTTCTACGCGTATTCTCTGGTCAAGGctactgacacgcccaccgcgggtaaggagccaaaaagcacatatgtgtgaatgaaggcgggctgaaggaaaggaggcggtgatgtcatttcttttgggctgtctagaaatcacagaacatggagttttcccaacgcttgtaaatgtcattgaaatccgtgaaaacgATAAAGttcaattttaatttgaaacgccttcattgatgaacaatgtaacaggttgatttgatcagattattgtagTGTAACTGAGTCACTTAAAAATCTCTCTCcgtcatcaccatcatcatcaccatcatcaccatcatcgctgtaaagcgtgactgagTTAGATGATGGAGATATGATGGAGATATGATGGAGATATgatggagatatgaggaaataacatGGCCACAGATCGTCCTGCTTTattacagagggatgtttacagtgaaacagaactattggcttccataatacacagttttaaatataaatcgtttaaagtgacctgagctgagcctcattaaaatatgtgtgggaacagtttgtgttccatcctcatctcCATAtaacagcttgtttcactctgtagtggatcaaactgtgacttcaCGTTGGACATAGTGTGAAAATgtagagttcttttaacaatttgagattacaAATGGctaccatcatgtgatataagcatggggaaaatgtgagtctcgctaatattgtgtattgtttcattgaaattgtgtgttatagttgtagatatctacaactaaatgtgttggtcatttacacaaggATTCATGCTGTGGGCCAAACTGGATGATCTAaagggctttgagtttgacacgtgtgtccTGAAATATACACCGTAATGAGGGTTGAAGCAGAAACACTTGCTGGGTTTGTGTTCATGAAGAAAATTTATAGATAAACTAGCCTAGTTGCTCTTATAAGTGAACTTGTACTTTTGTGCTACTTTAGCATGTAAATTCTTGCTAATGCTAAATCATTtttgtgaaacacaaacagaatcAGGTACTCAGTTTGTTTTGGGCTTCAAATGAATATGGATGGCACTAAATGTGggtattttttccttttcaggATTCAATGAAAATGTCTGTCTGCGTCCACGAGAACAGGAAATCTCGAGCCAGTTCTGGCTCGATGAACATCTACCTTTTCCACAAGTCCTCCTACGCCGACAGCGTGCTCATGCACCTGAACTCACTGCGACAGCAGAGGCTCTTCACCGACGTTCTCCTCCATGCCGGGAGCCGCTCCTTCCCTTGCCACCGGGCCGTTCTGGCAGCATGCAGCCGTTACTTCGAGGCTATGTTCAGCGGAGGGCTGAGGGAGAGCCAGGAGAGTGAAGTCGACTTCCGTGACTCCATCCACCCCGAAGTCTTAGAGCTTCTGCTGGACTATGCCTACTCGTCGCGGGTAGTCATCAATGAGGAGAACGCAGAGTCTCTTCTAGAGGCTGGAGACATGCTGGAGTTTCAGGACATCCGTGATGCCTGTGCGGAGTTCTTGGAGAGAAACCTCCACCCGTCCAACTGTCTCGGCATGCTGCTGTTGTCCGATGCCCATCAGTGCACCAAGTTGTCTGAGCTCTCCTGGGGAATGTGTCTCAGCAACTTCCCGGCTATTTGCAAGACAGAGGACTTCCTCCAGCTGCCCAAAGACATGGTCATCCAACTACTGTCGCATGAAGAGCTGGAGACAGAAGACGAGAGACTAGTGTACGAGACAGCGCTCAACTGGATCAACTATGACCTGGAAAGGAGGCACTCCGATCTCCCGGAGCTCCTCAGAACGGTCCGCTTGGCTCTGTTGCCCGCCATCTTTCTGATGGAAAACGTTTCTACGGAAGAGCTGATCAACGCTCAGGACAAGAGCAAGGAGCTGGTAGATGAGGCCATCCGCTGCAAGCTGAAGATCCTGCAGAATGATGGCGTCGTTAACAGTCCGTGTGCGCGGCCACGAAAGACCAGCCATGCTCTCTTTCTCCTGGGCGGGCAGACCTTCATGTGTGACAAGTTGTACTTGGTAGACCAGAAGGCGAAAGAGATCATCCCTAAAGCCGACATCCCAAGCCCAAGGAAGGAGTTCAGTGCCTGTGCCATTGGCTGTAAGGTGTACATCACCGGAGGTCGAGGCTCAGAGAACGGCGTCTCCAAAGATGTGTGGGTCTATGACACTGTCCACGAGGAGTGGTCGAAGGCGGCGCCCATGCTCATTGCCAGGTTCGGCCATGGATCTGCAGAGTTAAAGCACTGCCTTTACGTCGTTGGAGGCCACACCGCGGCAACCGGTTGCCTCCCCGCGTCTCCGTCAGTGTCCCTCAAACAGGTGGAGCAGTTTGACCCTGCAGCCAACAAGTGGACCATGGTGGCTCCGCTTCGAGAAGGTGTGAGTAACGCAGCGGTGGTCAGCGTCAAGCTCAAGCTTTTTGCCTTCGGCGGAACCAGCGTAACCCACGACAAGCTGCCCAAGGTGCAATGCTACGACCCGCAGGAGAACCGATGGACCGTGCCCGCCTCCTGTCCCCAACCATGGCGCTACACAGCCGCCGCGGTGCTGGGGAACCAGATCTTTGTAATGGGCGGGGATACCGAGTTCTCGGCGTGTTCCGCTTATAAGTTCAGCAGCGACAACTACCAGTGGACTAAAGTAGGCGACGTGACGGCCAAGCGCATGAGCTGCCAAGCCGTGGCGTCAGGAAATAAACTCTACGTGGTGGGCGGGTACTTTGGCACGCAGCGATGTAAAACCCTGGACTGCTACGACCCAACGCTGGACGCATGGAACAGCATCACGACTGTGCCGTACTCGCTCATTCCGACCGCCTTCGTCAGCACCTGGAAACACATTCCTGCCTGAGCTTCAACCTTCAACCTGCACCCTCTCCATGAGGTGAGTCCCACATATTTATGCCTTCAGATATTCGTTTCATTTTCAGCAACGATTTGTTGTTGCCGATTAGATCCATGGATGATATCGGTTTATTTAGACGAATCGTTACACCCTTAACATTTAAGTCTCCTTAAGTCTTCAACACAACAGCTGACATTATCCTACTGGGCTTATTTACAAACATATCCATTATCTGACTTTTCAGCATTAATTTAAGCTCTTTGGTTTTTTCAATAACCCGCCTCTAGcctaaatgtgtaaatgatggcTTTGGCCAGGGTATTTCTGTGCATGTTCTCTATATTAGCTTTCCTTGTGTATTCCAGTTTACTCCCACAGTCAAGACACATGTATGTTAGTTTAATATAGTCTTTAAATTGACCAAATGAAAAAACTGGTGGGGAATGTCTGTTTTAGCTAGTCATGCTTCTATTTCAAAGGCTGAATTGTAttacaaattcagtttttttttgtttcatagaACCCATTTCCATTTTATCAGCTTTCCATAATGTTATACAATTACTGACATACTAAACGTCCCAAAATCATGCCAAAAAAAAGCTTAATCAGAACGCTCAAGCCTGGCGAGATCGATCTTGACCAAGTGGTGTTCCATCTGTTTATCTCCTCCAAACACTTGCTGCACATTAAATTACCTGTTTTAATGAGTATGGAGAAAATACATGATATTCTCCAAAAAACCAGTCAGTAAGAAGAAGGATTTGTTATATTTGCATTTAGGAAGATAGATTCAtgatttctgtctgtttttttgtgaataTGGAAAATCTGTGGCCCTACATTTAATAAAAGCATCAGACTTAAATGGCTATTGCAGTGGTCgccaacctttttcgggtcatgac
It includes:
- the enc1 gene encoding ectoderm-neural cortex protein 1 is translated as MKMSVCVHENRKSRASSGSMNIYLFHKSSYADSVLMHLNSLRQQRLFTDVLLHAGSRSFPCHRAVLAACSRYFEAMFSGGLRESQESEVDFRDSIHPEVLELLLDYAYSSRVVINEENAESLLEAGDMLEFQDIRDACAEFLERNLHPSNCLGMLLLSDAHQCTKLSELSWGMCLSNFPAICKTEDFLQLPKDMVIQLLSHEELETEDERLVYETALNWINYDLERRHSDLPELLRTVRLALLPAIFLMENVSTEELINAQDKSKELVDEAIRCKLKILQNDGVVNSPCARPRKTSHALFLLGGQTFMCDKLYLVDQKAKEIIPKADIPSPRKEFSACAIGCKVYITGGRGSENGVSKDVWVYDTVHEEWSKAAPMLIARFGHGSAELKHCLYVVGGHTAATGCLPASPSVSLKQVEQFDPAANKWTMVAPLREGVSNAAVVSVKLKLFAFGGTSVTHDKLPKVQCYDPQENRWTVPASCPQPWRYTAAAVLGNQIFVMGGDTEFSACSAYKFSSDNYQWTKVGDVTAKRMSCQAVASGNKLYVVGGYFGTQRCKTLDCYDPTLDAWNSITTVPYSLIPTAFVSTWKHIPA